A genome region from Nitrospirota bacterium includes the following:
- a CDS encoding histidine phosphatase family protein, with translation MDCVLFRHGIAVERTEWSGRDADRPLTDKGRTRTRQAASGLMRLDLVPFHLLSSPFVRAHDTAKLLHEAFRLKDEIRLCDELLPGAAPDKLFPLLESFPADACVICVGHEPHLSETAGIMLFGEPAACLSLKKAGACLIHFDGIPKPGRGYLQWWLGPGLLRALRKA, from the coding sequence ATGGATTGTGTGCTCTTTCGTCATGGGATCGCGGTGGAGCGTACGGAATGGTCCGGACGGGACGCGGACCGCCCCCTCACCGACAAGGGCCGGACACGGACGCGGCAGGCGGCCTCCGGCCTGATGCGGTTGGATCTTGTCCCCTTCCATCTGCTGTCGAGCCCGTTCGTACGGGCGCATGACACCGCCAAACTGCTTCACGAGGCGTTCCGGTTGAAGGATGAGATTCGTCTGTGCGACGAACTGCTGCCGGGGGCCGCTCCCGACAAATTGTTCCCGTTGCTGGAATCCTTTCCCGCGGATGCGTGTGTGATCTGTGTCGGACACGAGCCCCATCTGAGCGAGACCGCCGGGATCATGCTTTTCGGCGAGCCGGCGGCCTGTCTTTCGCTCAAAAAGGCGGGCGCCTGCCTCATTCATTTCGACGGGATTCCAAAGCCCGGCAGAGGATACCTGCAATGGTGGTTGGGGCCAGGGCTGCTCCGCGCCCTGCGCAAGGCCTGA
- a CDS encoding thymidylate kinase, whose protein sequence is MKGKLIAIEGTDGVGRSTHIESLQEWLEVQGYGVVTTGWTRSNLMSKTIEMAKQGNILDRWSFSLLYATDFADRLEHEIIPALRSGFVVLADRYIYTAFARDTVRSGDRRWIRDVFGFALVPDLVCYLRIDVDTLALRVIESKGMNYWESGMDLKLGADLYDSFKKYQALLIEEFDKMAEEFGFEVIDARKPPEEIQEELRAKIQPLLTGDGRALRRPAPPLGEVLPPA, encoded by the coding sequence TTGAAAGGAAAGCTGATCGCCATCGAAGGCACCGACGGCGTCGGTCGGTCGACCCACATCGAGTCGTTGCAGGAATGGCTGGAAGTGCAGGGCTACGGCGTGGTCACCACCGGCTGGACGCGGTCGAATCTCATGTCCAAAACGATCGAGATGGCCAAGCAGGGCAACATTCTCGACCGGTGGTCGTTCAGCCTTCTCTACGCGACGGATTTCGCCGACCGCCTGGAACATGAAATCATCCCGGCCCTGCGCTCGGGCTTCGTCGTCCTGGCCGATCGGTATATTTACACGGCGTTCGCCCGGGATACGGTCCGCAGCGGCGACCGCCGATGGATCAGGGACGTGTTCGGGTTCGCGCTCGTGCCGGACCTCGTCTGCTATTTGCGGATCGACGTGGACACCCTGGCGTTGAGGGTGATCGAGAGCAAAGGGATGAACTACTGGGAATCCGGGATGGATTTGAAATTGGGCGCCGATCTGTACGACAGCTTCAAAAAGTACCAGGCGTTGCTGATCGAGGAATTCGACAAGATGGCCGAGGAGTTCGGATTCGAGGTGATCGACGCCCGTAAGCCCCCGGAGGAGATCCAGGAGGAGTTGCGGGCTAAAATCCAGCCGCTCTTGACCGGCGACGGCCGCGCGCTCCGCCGGCCCGCCCCCCCGCTTGGCGAGGTCCTGCCTCCCGCCTGA
- a CDS encoding CHAD domain-containing protein, whose product MNRSNASVAVPSLSVDTQAAKYQSIVLQALAGLSDGDRRPETLHRVRVHLRRLQAHLELAGKDESAAVLSRCVSRLSRLRTLHVFAGYLVRIGAPKSDRDAVQELVELTSAKLLEKNVYDKMERVVWRHALPAEPTNAGWLDKRFAALAQLHMTVLEELLATASKKPRRKRLHALRLRIKSIRYQEEWAPGRDPAKTRFLGRLKDVQTILGKYEELAEFKKLGEKLKLESKPRIVKDWRRARKRARAVPDRLGWLLKRLAMRRCATEVQAAGAGMAG is encoded by the coding sequence GTGAACCGATCGAATGCGAGCGTGGCCGTGCCGTCCCTCTCCGTCGATACCCAGGCAGCCAAGTACCAGTCGATCGTCCTTCAGGCACTGGCCGGACTGTCGGATGGAGATCGGCGTCCTGAAACCCTTCATCGCGTCAGGGTCCATTTGAGGCGACTGCAGGCCCATCTCGAGCTCGCAGGGAAGGACGAGAGCGCCGCGGTTCTGTCCCGATGTGTGTCCCGCCTCAGCCGGCTGAGAACCTTGCACGTGTTCGCCGGGTACCTCGTCCGGATCGGCGCCCCCAAGTCGGATCGCGATGCGGTTCAAGAATTGGTCGAGCTGACGTCTGCGAAGCTCCTGGAAAAGAACGTCTATGACAAGATGGAACGTGTTGTCTGGAGACATGCCTTGCCGGCGGAACCGACCAATGCCGGCTGGTTGGACAAGCGATTCGCAGCCTTGGCCCAACTCCACATGACGGTATTGGAGGAGCTTCTCGCGACGGCGTCCAAGAAGCCGCGCCGGAAACGTCTTCACGCGCTCCGCCTGCGGATCAAGTCGATCCGCTATCAGGAGGAGTGGGCTCCCGGCCGGGACCCGGCGAAAACCCGTTTCCTCGGCCGGCTGAAGGATGTGCAGACCATCCTGGGCAAGTACGAAGAGCTGGCCGAGTTCAAGAAACTGGGAGAAAAGCTCAAGCTGGAGTCGAAGCCCCGGATCGTCAAGGACTGGCGTCGAGCCCGGAAACGAGCACGGGCCGTACCGGACCGGCTCGGCTGGCTGCTGAAACGGTTGGCCATGAGGCGATGCGCCACCGAGGTTCAAGCCGCCGGCGCCGGAATGGCCGGATGA